One stretch of Chryseobacterium indologenes DNA includes these proteins:
- a CDS encoding WG repeat-containing protein, translating to MLKYLSLIFFISCIQNNSKITRKDIDYFEKDKHANLFRIHHKNGKWGFVDKDTVTIIPFIYDFINPFDENGLAYVKDKGKEFYINKEGKVIIPSDYDELGLFSEGMLSAKRKGKYGFLNIKGDLIIPMIYDGVGFFSQGLCIVSKNKKYGLIDRRGKVIIPIVYDAVDKSHADSIVVVSENRKWAFFDSKGKQLSDFIYEKVFSGYNANIPPPSNISEVTTYFQNGAVLILKENKYEFLNEKIRPAFHENKFDSASVFDTYKNAIVKRNGKYGIIKPDGFAKVPIEYDWVGYFDTNHNSSQYYNAKKGKIFHIYNKDLKKIGESYEPVSNDFSVSTPNLIFKNLKGQYGMVNLTGSIVIPFEYNELEKLNQGLFLGKKNGKVGIFDKNGGLKIPFEYKNLDELDGNDQLFIADNTIIDLDNKPILFGYDRITPIYYNSLRFIASKNKKYGIIDIKNKILLPLEYDEISNWVEYGPEKRHFIVKKGKHGLIENETFRIIIPPVYDEFIQRRGVIFAHRNGKSGILDINNKEVCPFIFDEIRPAYFFGIGYSEDDKRIYSKKDNKFYEITLTGKIIKEISKKEYKNNTERQNM from the coding sequence ATGCTCAAATATTTATCACTAATTTTTTTTATATCATGTATTCAAAATAACTCCAAAATTACAAGAAAAGATATTGATTATTTTGAAAAAGATAAACACGCAAACTTGTTTAGAATACATCATAAAAACGGGAAATGGGGATTCGTTGATAAGGATACCGTTACCATAATTCCTTTTATATATGATTTTATAAACCCATTTGATGAAAATGGATTAGCTTATGTGAAAGATAAGGGCAAGGAATTTTATATAAATAAAGAAGGAAAAGTTATTATTCCTTCTGATTATGATGAATTGGGGTTGTTTTCAGAAGGTATGCTCAGTGCCAAAAGAAAAGGGAAGTATGGTTTTCTAAATATTAAAGGTGATTTAATAATTCCAATGATATATGATGGTGTTGGTTTTTTCAGCCAAGGCTTATGCATTGTTTCAAAAAATAAAAAATATGGGCTTATTGATCGTAGAGGAAAGGTCATTATTCCTATAGTATATGATGCCGTAGATAAATCCCATGCAGACTCTATTGTAGTTGTTTCTGAAAATAGGAAATGGGCCTTTTTTGATTCTAAAGGCAAACAATTATCAGACTTTATATATGAGAAGGTTTTTAGTGGTTACAATGCAAATATACCTCCTCCCTCGAATATCAGTGAAGTTACCACTTATTTTCAAAATGGTGCTGTTTTAATATTAAAAGAGAATAAATATGAATTTCTTAATGAAAAAATAAGACCTGCTTTTCATGAAAATAAATTTGATTCTGCTTCAGTATTTGATACTTATAAAAATGCTATTGTTAAAAGAAATGGTAAATATGGAATTATAAAACCGGATGGGTTTGCCAAAGTTCCTATAGAATATGATTGGGTAGGTTATTTTGATACAAACCACAATTCTTCACAATATTATAATGCAAAAAAAGGGAAGATATTCCATATTTATAATAAGGATCTGAAAAAAATAGGAGAATCATATGAACCTGTTTCAAATGATTTTTCAGTTTCTACACCGAATTTAATATTTAAAAACTTGAAAGGGCAATATGGAATGGTGAATTTGACTGGAAGTATTGTAATTCCTTTTGAATATAATGAGCTTGAAAAACTGAATCAAGGTCTCTTTCTGGGAAAAAAGAATGGGAAAGTTGGAATTTTTGATAAAAACGGAGGATTAAAAATTCCTTTTGAATATAAAAATCTAGATGAGTTGGATGGTAACGACCAGTTATTTATTGCAGATAATACAATTATAGACTTAGATAATAAACCAATACTATTTGGATATGATCGTATTACACCAATTTATTATAACAGCCTGAGGTTTATTGCATCTAAAAATAAGAAGTACGGAATTATTGATATTAAAAATAAAATATTACTGCCTTTAGAATATGATGAAATATCAAATTGGGTAGAATATGGGCCGGAAAAAAGACATTTTATTGTTAAAAAGGGTAAACATGGATTAATAGAAAACGAAACATTCAGGATTATAATTCCACCAGTTTATGATGAGTTTATTCAAAGAAGAGGTGTGATTTTTGCTCATAGAAATGGGAAATCAGGTATTTTAGATATTAATAATAAGGAAGTTTGCCCTTTTATTTTTGATGAGATTAGACCTGCGTACTTTTTTGGGATTGGATATAGTGAAGATGATAAAAGGATTTACTCTAAAAAAGATAATAAGTTTTATGAAATAACCTTAACAGGGAAAATTATAAAAGAAATTTCTAAGAAAGAATATAAAAATAATACTGAACGCCAAAATATGTAA
- a CDS encoding aminodeoxychorismate synthase component I, which translates to MFSVNHQKFIEMDELSLQKVPYFFVIDFLSENVEVYQEKEIEKSGLLIDFQSFSTIKKKQTLDKKVEWKSFPETMESFKTGFDKVQKNIRLGNSYLVNYTRKTEIETNLSLEEIFYHSEAKYKVFYKDFFVFFSPETFVKIIDGKILTYPMKGTIDASIENAAEILKNDPKEKAEHYTVVDLLRNDLSMVADDVRVDQFQHIDFLKTRQKDLYAMSSEISGILKSEFNGKVGSIMQKLLPAGSILGAPKPKTLEIILEAEGYDRGYYTGVCGWFDGKNVDSCVMIRYIEKEDDRLYFKSGGGITHMSKLEDEYQEMKNKIYVPIH; encoded by the coding sequence ATGTTTTCAGTGAATCATCAAAAATTTATAGAAATGGACGAACTATCTCTTCAGAAAGTTCCTTATTTCTTTGTTATCGATTTTCTTTCAGAGAATGTAGAAGTCTACCAGGAAAAGGAAATCGAAAAATCAGGATTATTAATTGATTTTCAATCCTTTTCAACCATAAAAAAGAAACAAACCCTGGATAAAAAAGTAGAGTGGAAATCCTTTCCGGAAACCATGGAAAGCTTTAAAACCGGGTTTGATAAAGTTCAGAAAAATATTCGCCTCGGAAATTCTTATTTAGTAAATTATACCCGGAAAACTGAAATAGAGACGAATTTAAGCCTTGAAGAAATTTTTTATCACTCAGAAGCGAAGTACAAGGTTTTTTATAAAGATTTTTTTGTATTTTTTTCTCCTGAAACTTTTGTGAAGATCATTGATGGCAAAATTTTGACTTATCCTATGAAAGGCACGATTGATGCTTCCATAGAAAATGCAGCAGAAATCCTGAAGAATGACCCGAAGGAAAAAGCCGAGCATTATACCGTTGTAGATTTACTGCGCAATGATCTGAGCATGGTAGCAGATGATGTACGTGTAGATCAGTTTCAGCACATTGATTTCCTCAAAACCCGGCAGAAAGATTTATATGCCATGAGTTCGGAAATTTCAGGAATATTAAAATCTGAATTTAACGGAAAAGTAGGAAGCATTATGCAAAAACTTCTCCCAGCAGGCTCTATTTTAGGCGCTCCAAAACCTAAAACACTGGAAATAATTCTGGAAGCAGAGGGATATGACCGAGGATACTACACGGGAGTTTGTGGCTGGTTCGACGGTAAGAATGTTGACAGCTGTGTAATGATACGCTATATTGAAAAAGAAGATGATAGGCTCTATTTCAAAAGCGGAGGCGGTATAACGCACATGAGTAAATTAGAAGACGAATATCAGGAAATGAAAAATAAAATCTATGTCCCAATTCATTGA
- a CDS encoding DUF2797 domain-containing protein, giving the protein MQFQGQILKMISYDAKPIQYYLNLSGDLIHINELLGKEVSIKHIGFQCVNCGENKPIYRMGFCKNCFFESPYASDTIIRPELSTAHLGVAERDLEVEKEIQLQPHTVYLAYTGDVKVGVTRNTQIPTRWIDQGATFALPIARTENRYEAGMIEVALKEHLADKTNWRKMLQDDFEGEVDLADFRQKIKEHFPEDFQKFYSEGEELWAFDYPFEKPEKVTSFTLDKKPEFTGKLTGIKGQYLGFEGGNFINVRGHEGYVIELEIKK; this is encoded by the coding sequence ATGCAGTTTCAAGGGCAAATTTTAAAAATGATAAGCTACGATGCTAAACCTATCCAATATTACCTGAATCTATCGGGAGACCTGATTCATATCAATGAGTTGTTGGGGAAGGAAGTAAGCATTAAGCACATAGGGTTTCAATGTGTAAACTGTGGAGAGAATAAACCTATTTATAGAATGGGTTTTTGTAAAAACTGTTTTTTTGAAAGCCCTTATGCGAGTGATACAATCATTCGTCCGGAGCTTTCAACAGCCCATTTAGGGGTAGCAGAACGTGATCTTGAAGTAGAAAAGGAAATTCAGCTTCAGCCTCACACGGTGTATCTTGCTTATACCGGAGATGTAAAAGTTGGGGTGACGAGAAATACCCAGATCCCTACAAGATGGATTGATCAGGGAGCTACTTTTGCGCTGCCTATTGCAAGAACTGAAAACCGCTATGAAGCGGGAATGATAGAAGTTGCCTTAAAAGAGCATTTAGCAGATAAAACAAACTGGAGAAAGATGCTTCAGGACGACTTTGAAGGAGAAGTTGATCTTGCAGATTTCAGACAAAAGATCAAAGAACATTTCCCAGAGGATTTCCAGAAGTTCTACAGTGAAGGAGAAGAACTTTGGGCATTCGATTATCCTTTTGAAAAACCTGAAAAAGTAACTTCATTTACTCTAGATAAGAAGCCTGAATTTACAGGGAAACTTACAGGGATCAAAGGACAGTATCTTGGATTTGAAGGCGGAAATTTTATTAATGTAAGAGGGCATGAAGGATATGTGATAGAATTGGAGATTAAAAAATAA
- a CDS encoding isopenicillin N synthase family dioxygenase, which translates to MDKIPSVDLRDFLSGNPERKQKFVNEIGKAYEEIGFVALKGHFLDDNLVEDLYGEVKNFFDQPVETKQKYEIPGIGGQRGYVGFGKETAKGFKKGDLKEFWHFGQYLSEDSKYKAEYPDNVIVDELPKFNEVGKEAFQMLEKTGQYVLRALALHLGLDEFYFDDKIAEGNSILRPIHYPPITEEPDDAVRAAAHGDINLITLLMGAQGKGLQVQNHNGEWIDAIAEPDELMINVGDMLSRHTNNKLKSTIHRVVNPPRELWSTSRYSIPFFMHPVSAMSLNALDNCVDENNPKLYEDTTAGEFLHERLIELGLIKK; encoded by the coding sequence ATGGATAAAATACCTAGTGTAGACCTGCGTGATTTCCTTTCGGGTAACCCGGAACGCAAACAGAAATTTGTAAATGAAATCGGAAAAGCTTATGAAGAAATTGGTTTTGTTGCTTTAAAAGGCCACTTTCTTGATGACAACCTTGTAGAAGATTTATATGGAGAGGTAAAAAACTTTTTTGACCAACCAGTGGAAACAAAACAGAAGTATGAGATTCCTGGAATTGGTGGTCAGAGAGGGTATGTAGGATTCGGTAAAGAAACTGCAAAAGGTTTCAAAAAAGGAGACTTAAAAGAGTTTTGGCACTTTGGACAGTACCTGTCTGAAGATTCAAAATACAAAGCGGAGTATCCTGATAATGTAATCGTTGATGAACTTCCGAAATTCAACGAGGTAGGGAAAGAAGCATTCCAAATGCTTGAAAAAACAGGACAATATGTTTTAAGAGCATTAGCTTTGCACCTTGGCTTAGATGAGTTCTATTTTGACGATAAAATCGCAGAAGGAAACTCAATTTTAAGACCTATTCACTATCCACCAATTACTGAAGAACCAGATGATGCGGTAAGAGCAGCTGCTCACGGAGATATTAACCTTATTACTCTTTTAATGGGAGCACAGGGTAAAGGTCTTCAGGTTCAGAACCACAACGGGGAATGGATCGATGCGATCGCAGAACCGGATGAATTGATGATTAACGTTGGAGATATGTTATCAAGACATACCAACAACAAATTGAAATCTACCATTCATAGAGTGGTCAACCCGCCAAGAGAATTGTGGAGCACTTCAAGATATTCAATTCCTTTCTTTATGCACCCAGTGAGTGCCATGTCATTAAACGCTCTTGACAACTGTGTAGACGAAAACAATCCAAAGTTATACGAAGACACTACAGCAGGAGAATTTTTACATGAAAGACTTATCGAATTAGGCTTGATTAAGAAATAA
- a CDS encoding GDP-mannose 4,6-dehydratase produces MIYLVTGGSGFIGSHLVEQLLRNGHSVINIDNFDDFYSYQIKIKNTLQSIDIISDFEFSDKETDIQRLVSLSRSDQYSLYYQDIRDKKGLESIFKNHPIDMVIHLAALAGVRPSIERPLDYEEVNVRGTMNLWELCKDFKIKKFICASSSSVYGNNDKIPFAETDNVDNPISPYAATKKCGEIMGHVYHNLYHIDMIQLRFFTVYGPRQRPDLAIHKFTKLISEGVEIPFYGDGTTARDYTYIDDIIDGIIKSVLYLENNSNIYEVINLGENQVVTLMEMVTAIEDALKMTAHKKILPMQPGDVTKTNADITKAKTLIGYKPDTDFQNGIKKFVEWFLRKRQ; encoded by the coding sequence ATGATTTATCTTGTAACAGGCGGTAGCGGGTTCATCGGTTCCCATTTAGTTGAACAATTATTAAGAAATGGACATTCTGTCATAAACATTGACAATTTTGATGATTTCTATAGCTATCAGATCAAAATTAAAAATACTTTACAGTCTATTGATATAATTTCGGATTTTGAATTCTCTGATAAAGAGACTGATATTCAACGTCTGGTTTCCCTCTCTCGATCTGATCAATATTCCCTTTACTATCAGGATATCAGAGATAAAAAAGGACTTGAAAGCATTTTCAAAAACCATCCTATTGATATGGTCATCCACCTGGCAGCTTTGGCCGGTGTTCGGCCTTCTATTGAAAGGCCTTTAGATTACGAAGAGGTGAATGTTCGCGGGACAATGAATCTTTGGGAACTGTGTAAGGATTTTAAGATTAAAAAATTCATTTGTGCTTCTTCATCGAGTGTTTATGGAAACAACGACAAGATTCCTTTTGCCGAAACGGATAATGTAGACAACCCTATTTCGCCTTACGCAGCAACAAAAAAGTGCGGAGAAATAATGGGTCATGTTTATCATAACCTTTACCACATTGATATGATTCAGCTAAGGTTCTTCACGGTCTATGGACCAAGACAGCGGCCGGATCTCGCCATCCATAAATTTACAAAGCTCATTTCAGAAGGTGTGGAAATTCCTTTTTATGGTGATGGTACTACTGCCAGAGATTATACTTATATTGATGACATTATTGACGGAATTATCAAGTCTGTTTTATATTTGGAAAACAATTCCAATATTTATGAGGTGATCAATTTAGGAGAAAACCAGGTAGTCACTTTAATGGAAATGGTAACGGCTATAGAAGATGCCCTAAAAATGACAGCCCACAAAAAAATTCTGCCAATGCAGCCGGGAGATGTCACAAAAACGAATGCCGATATTACAAAAGCAAAGACTTTAATAGGGTATAAACCTGACACAGACTTCCAAAATGGCATAAAAAAATTTGTGGAATGGTTTTTGAGAAAACGACAATAA
- a CDS encoding aminotransferase class IV, translated as MSQFIESIKVEDQKVFLLELHQKRVNQTFSHFGKEGSIDLAKIYKNLEHDEDGLFKLRISYDLDKRIRTQMIPYAIPEIQDFQLVENNSFDYSFKFEDRKELDKMKMKSKAEEIIIVKNNHITDTSFSNLLFLKGKDWFTPSSYLLNGVQRQHLLKNKKIKEAEITLQNIKQFSHFQLINALNDFDDMFIYPIDRIMNLPGNEEYLDL; from the coding sequence ATGTCCCAATTCATTGAAAGCATTAAAGTAGAAGATCAGAAGGTTTTTCTATTAGAACTCCATCAAAAACGTGTCAATCAAACATTCTCTCACTTTGGAAAAGAAGGTTCTATTGATTTGGCTAAAATCTACAAAAATCTGGAGCATGATGAAGACGGACTCTTCAAGCTGAGAATTTCCTATGATCTGGACAAAAGAATCCGGACTCAGATGATTCCTTATGCAATCCCTGAAATTCAAGACTTCCAATTGGTGGAAAACAATAGCTTCGATTACTCTTTCAAGTTTGAAGATCGTAAAGAATTAGATAAAATGAAGATGAAGTCCAAAGCGGAGGAAATCATCATTGTTAAAAATAACCATATCACTGATACTTCTTTTTCTAATCTTTTATTTTTAAAAGGTAAAGACTGGTTTACGCCAAGCTCCTATCTTTTGAATGGTGTGCAAAGGCAGCACCTTCTAAAAAATAAAAAAATAAAAGAGGCTGAAATTACTTTACAAAATATAAAGCAGTTCAGCCACTTTCAACTCATCAATGCCTTAAATGATTTTGATGATATGTTTATCTATCCTATTGACAGAATTATGAACCTGCCAGGAAATGAAGAATATCTTGATCTTTAG
- a CDS encoding PA0069 family radical SAM protein, with protein sequence MSNENFIKGQGAQRNVINRFDRYTYEPEDEDFETVKTSFTEVFPKTIVNQVKSEDLPMEYSMNPYQGCEHGCSYCFARPTHEYWGYSAGIDFERKIMVKKNAPELLEKFFQKRGYKAAPILLSGNTDCYQPAERQFEITRKLLQVCLDYRHPVNILTKNALVLRDLDILKPMAEQNLVSVSLSIPTINEELRRKMEPRTSSAPNKLKAIEVLSENKIPVHVMVAPIIPGLNSDEPLNILQSISNAGALGFGYTLVRLNDTVEPVFVNWIESHFPDRAQKVLNLIRSMRGGKLGDKRYFERQRGEGNIAEMIHTTFKIGRKKFFEGKEFPKLSTANFTGTKDQQLRLFD encoded by the coding sequence ATGTCAAACGAAAATTTCATAAAAGGTCAGGGAGCTCAGCGAAACGTTATCAACCGTTTCGACAGGTATACTTATGAGCCTGAAGATGAAGATTTCGAAACCGTAAAAACTTCTTTCACCGAAGTTTTTCCTAAAACCATTGTGAATCAGGTGAAAAGTGAAGACCTCCCTATGGAGTATTCTATGAATCCCTATCAGGGTTGCGAGCATGGTTGTTCATATTGCTTTGCAAGACCTACTCATGAATATTGGGGGTACAGTGCCGGAATTGATTTTGAAAGAAAGATCATGGTGAAAAAAAATGCTCCTGAGTTGCTGGAGAAATTTTTTCAGAAAAGAGGGTATAAAGCAGCTCCTATTTTGCTCTCAGGAAATACTGATTGTTACCAGCCTGCTGAAAGACAATTTGAAATTACCCGAAAACTGTTGCAGGTTTGTCTTGATTACAGACATCCGGTCAATATTTTGACAAAGAATGCATTGGTATTACGGGATCTGGATATCTTAAAACCAATGGCGGAACAGAACCTGGTTTCTGTTTCATTAAGTATTCCTACTATCAATGAAGAGCTTAGGCGGAAAATGGAACCGAGAACGAGCTCTGCTCCCAATAAATTAAAGGCTATTGAAGTGCTCTCCGAAAATAAAATTCCGGTTCACGTCATGGTGGCACCAATTATTCCCGGCCTGAACAGCGATGAGCCTTTGAATATCTTACAATCGATTTCCAATGCGGGAGCATTGGGATTTGGATATACATTAGTTAGATTAAATGATACTGTAGAGCCTGTTTTTGTCAACTGGATTGAATCTCACTTTCCGGATAGGGCACAGAAAGTACTGAATCTGATCCGCTCTATGCGTGGGGGAAAGCTGGGGGATAAAAGATATTTTGAAAGACAGAGAGGGGAAGGGAATATTGCTGAAATGATTCATACTACTTTTAAAATAGGACGGAAAAAGTTTTTTGAAGGAAAAGAATTTCCTAAGCTATCAACAGCCAATTTTACCGGTACAAAGGATCAACAATTGAGACTATTTGATTAA
- the menD gene encoding 2-succinyl-5-enolpyruvyl-6-hydroxy-3-cyclohexene-1-carboxylic-acid synthase: MKKYSSKRSIQILAHLLQQYGIADIVISPGSRNAPLAIHFSEIDSFNCYSIVDERSAAFVAMGMAKSEKKPVAITCTSGSAVVNYYPAVTEAFYQNIPLLVLTADRPTDFIDIFDGQTIRQKDVFHQHSYGDFQLLEDSKENAEDINFDTIKKAIELCFEKQGPVHINIPLEEPLYELVSELPTFPTVEKTIKHKDYEIPSHLIAEWHTSQRIMLLVGTRDYSPELENQLTQLVKNHSVVVLSEANSNLYHEKFFRHIDRYIFNFTEEDYKTYAPDLLITVGQNVVSKKVKQFLRSARPKQHWHLDEVWQPDTYFSLTEKIEVKPEVFFSKLLKFINLEPRPYFNLWDVLRDKKDAKHQQFLNTVEFSDFYFFNKAAQTVPENYNIHFSNSSGIRYAQLFDFGKRKMYCNRGTSGIDGSTSTAMGFAIKNANPTLLITGDLSFFYDINGLWNQYIPPFVRIMIFNNGEGNIFKIIPGPGNANPNTLDEFIATKHRKNAEHLAKHFGFSYIKVEDELTLDRVLENFFKPDSQPKILEVNTYGKNSADIQKAYFNFMKEN; the protein is encoded by the coding sequence ATGAAAAAATATTCTTCTAAGAGAAGTATCCAAATACTTGCACATCTTCTTCAGCAGTACGGAATTGCAGACATTGTAATTTCACCGGGATCAAGGAATGCTCCTTTGGCGATTCATTTTTCAGAAATAGACAGCTTTAATTGTTACAGTATTGTAGACGAAAGAAGTGCTGCATTCGTGGCAATGGGAATGGCTAAAAGTGAGAAAAAACCAGTAGCCATCACCTGTACCAGCGGATCAGCAGTAGTCAATTATTATCCGGCGGTTACGGAGGCTTTTTATCAGAACATTCCACTTTTGGTACTGACAGCTGATCGGCCAACTGATTTTATTGATATTTTTGATGGACAGACGATCAGGCAGAAAGATGTTTTTCATCAGCACTCTTATGGAGATTTCCAGCTGCTGGAAGACAGTAAGGAAAATGCAGAAGATATTAATTTTGACACTATTAAAAAAGCTATCGAGCTTTGCTTTGAAAAGCAAGGTCCGGTGCATATCAATATTCCTTTGGAAGAACCGCTGTACGAGTTGGTATCAGAACTTCCAACTTTTCCAACGGTAGAAAAGACAATCAAGCATAAAGACTATGAAATCCCGTCCCATCTGATCGCAGAATGGCATACATCCCAAAGAATTATGCTGTTAGTGGGAACAAGAGATTATAGCCCGGAATTGGAAAATCAGTTGACACAATTGGTTAAAAATCATTCTGTAGTAGTACTGAGTGAAGCGAATTCCAATTTGTATCATGAGAAATTTTTCAGACATATAGACCGCTATATCTTTAATTTTACAGAAGAAGACTATAAAACGTATGCTCCGGACCTGTTGATTACCGTAGGTCAGAATGTGGTTTCCAAAAAAGTAAAACAGTTCCTGAGAAGCGCAAGACCAAAGCAGCACTGGCATCTGGATGAAGTTTGGCAACCTGATACGTACTTTTCACTAACAGAGAAAATAGAGGTAAAACCAGAAGTTTTCTTTTCTAAATTATTGAAGTTTATTAATTTGGAACCAAGGCCTTACTTCAACCTTTGGGATGTTTTGAGAGATAAAAAAGATGCCAAGCACCAGCAATTTCTAAATACCGTTGAGTTCTCAGATTTTTATTTTTTCAATAAAGCAGCACAAACTGTTCCTGAAAATTATAACATCCATTTCAGCAATTCGTCCGGAATCAGATACGCGCAGTTATTCGATTTTGGGAAAAGAAAAATGTACTGTAACAGAGGAACCAGTGGAATTGATGGGTCTACATCCACTGCTATGGGATTTGCCATTAAAAATGCCAACCCAACTTTATTGATTACCGGTGATTTAAGCTTCTTTTATGATATTAATGGTCTTTGGAACCAATATATTCCGCCATTTGTGAGAATTATGATCTTCAACAACGGAGAGGGAAACATCTTTAAGATTATTCCAGGACCAGGAAATGCCAATCCGAATACCCTGGATGAGTTTATTGCCACAAAACACCGTAAAAATGCGGAGCACCTGGCCAAACATTTTGGGTTCTCTTACATCAAGGTGGAGGATGAACTGACACTGGACAGGGTATTGGAGAATTTCTTCAAACCGGATTCACAACCAAAAATTCTGGAAGTGAATACTTATGGGAAGAATAGTGCTGATATTCAGAAGGCTTACTTTAATTTCATGAAAGAAAACTAA
- a CDS encoding bacteriocin-like protein encodes MKNLKKLRKNQLKGISGGANLPIIEYCMYYCNGTVICAACSDDFQCPVTGGEIM; translated from the coding sequence ATGAAAAATCTAAAAAAACTAAGAAAGAACCAATTGAAAGGTATTTCCGGAGGTGCTAACCTTCCTATTATTGAATATTGCATGTATTATTGCAATGGCACTGTAATTTGCGCAGCCTGCAGTGATGATTTCCAATGCCCTGTTACAGGAGGAGAAATAATGTAA
- a CDS encoding DUF2795 domain-containing protein → MYWTLELASYLSDAPWPMTKAELIDYAIRTGAPMEVVENLQAIEDEGEIYESIEEVWSDYPTDEDFLWNEDEY, encoded by the coding sequence ATGTACTGGACATTAGAATTAGCTTCATATCTAAGTGACGCACCTTGGCCAATGACAAAAGCAGAGCTTATTGACTATGCAATCAGAACTGGTGCACCTATGGAAGTCGTTGAAAACCTTCAGGCAATTGAAGATGAAGGAGAAATCTATGAATCTATTGAGGAAGTTTGGAGCGATTATCCAACGGACGAAGACTTCCTTTGGAACGAGGACGAATATTAA
- a CDS encoding bacteriocin-like protein, translating to MKNLKKLSKDKLKGISGGISYPFPGDCFYVCSDGIQYKALCRMEFICPDGEQPVIH from the coding sequence ATGAAAAACTTAAAAAAATTAAGCAAAGACAAATTGAAAGGTATTTCCGGAGGAATAAGTTATCCTTTTCCCGGTGATTGCTTCTATGTGTGCAGTGATGGAATTCAGTATAAAGCACTATGCAGGATGGAATTCATTTGTCCCGACGGCGAACAGCCTGTTATTCACTAA